The DNA sequence CATAAAATGAAGGGCAATCTTTTTTCACACCAGGATGCAAGCTGCTGGCCACATCTTGCAACAGCTCGTAACCGGTAGAAAAAGCCTGAACGCCTACTGCATAATTAGGTGGAGCCGTAAGTACCCAGGCACCTTTGGCGTTAAGCTCCCTCCCATCAGGCAAGGTCACTTTGGCATCTACTGGCCCATCCGAAGTATCGTCATGCCAGCCTTGGTTATTGGCGAATGTCGTCAAGGGTGCGGGCTTTTCTCGAAAAGAATCTGATTTTCCCCAGCCACCTAAAAAGAGAAGTCGCCCCTGGTTATCGGTGCGCAACTCGCCCAAATAAACTTCTTTTTCAATATGACCAATAGTTCCTTTAAAGTGATAGCGTGCGCCATCGGGGTTGGTGTTCCTACCGGTGATGTGCTGGGCCCGAGCTTCAATCATCAGCTTTTTGCGGTCTTCACATTCGTAGTCTGGATTACGCCGCAGGCTTAGCACTTCGGGGCCTCCGGGGGTGGCATTGCCGTTTTCGTCGTATTCTCCTTTGGCGGTAGGGGTATCGAGGGCAATATCGAAATTATACCAGGAGGCTTTCTTATTGGCCACGTCTACCCGCCAGTCGATCTTCACGCCGTGGTCTTCATTCAATTCTCCGAGGAAGTTACCTTCTTGATCTAAGCCATAGATGAAAAATTGGGCAGCCTGGCGTTTGATACGGCCTTGCTGATCGCGAAAATTATCCTTATCCATAGCCGTTTGTCCGGGAATAGTGGGGCCTATGAAATACTCGTTCGGGGCATTTCCTACCCTCGCAATACCGATAGCCGGATAGATAGCCACCGTGTGTACTTTTTTTAAATCCATTTGAATATGAGTTATACTTAGAGCATGTTTGGAGCTTGCTTACACCGAAAACCAAGCATTTAGCAACCTGGCGTCACTCAAAATCACTTACTTGACCCGCCAAGCGCGTGATTTTGAGTTTAGCCAGAACGCTAAATCATTGATTTTCAAAAGTAATCCGCTCCAAACATGCTCTAAGGTGTAAAATATAATAAAGTGTACCCGCTGGTGTACACCGAAAACAAACACTGCATTTTTAGGGGAGGTAATGAAGACCATCTAAGATAGGGATATTCTGACAAAAGATGGTAAAAGCAGGCACCTAAGAATCAGTGGAGATGGTGAGCGCTACCTCCCCGAGGGGTAATTTGTACACTGTAAAGGGAGCTTTTTTGAACCACATAAGGACACCTAAGGGATGGTTTCTGTTGAACCAAATAAGCTGCTCTGTAGAGCAGGGTTTCATACCCTGATTGAAGGAGTAGCGGCATGGCCCCAAATGAAATCATGGGCCAGTATAAACGAAAAAAGCACAACAAACCGAGGTGGTAAGTTGTGCTTAATTGGTTGAGGTTGCGAGCGGATTCGAACCGCTGTACAAGGTTTTGCAGACCTTTGCCTAGCCACTCGGCCACGCAACCCTTTCTTCTAAAACACGGCTATAAAAGCAATGTCCTTCGAAGGGAACGCAAATATAAAGCTTTCGAAATAATAATACGCTTTTTTGCAAAAAAAGTTCCGGTGTTATGAAAAATAGTGGCCTCTCCTAACGGAGGAGCATCACATCACCTCCCAACTCAATGGGAGTGCCACCATTGGGTGTCATTCGGATGAAGTAGAGGTAAACGCCTTCAGGCATCAACGCTCCTGCTCGTTTGCCATCCCAGCCTTTGTCAATGCTGTTGCTTTGGAAGACTTGCCCGCCCCAGCGATCAAAAATTTGCAGCTCATATTCCGATAAGGTACCAAAAGACAACTGTGGACGGAAGATCGCATTTACACCTTCCGGCGCAAAAATATTAGGCACGTATACTTTGGGGGAAGGTATCAGGCAAACGGTATTGGAAGTAATAACCCTGCTGAGTTCTTCGCCCGTAGACAAAACATACGTAACATTTACCCTCAGAAAATAGCAACTTCCTTCGCTTTCTTCTTGGGGGTTTATAGGATCGAGGTACTGTAAATCGGTTTCACTACCCGAAAAAACTGTTATCTCCGAAGCTCCCGCGACCTTAACCAACTCGAAAGTTACATCCGTTGCTAGACTATGAACATAAGCATCCCAGCGTAAACGGTTGCCGCTGGCCAGGGCTTCTCCACGTAGGAACGGCGTCGTACTCTGGTTGGAAACGATCCTATTCCCACATTCATCAGTTGCGGTAATACGGTAATCATAAGCCTCATTCTGTGCATTAGCACTCAGGTCTTGTTGCACATTATCATTGATCAAAGGAGCACTCAATGGCAAACTGGTGACAACAACATTGTCATCATTAACACGATTACTTTCCTGGAAAGCTTCGATGAGTAAGGCCGAAGGATCCCACAACCACTCCAAGCTGACCGAGCCATCCACATTTACGGACGCACCCAACAAGTCAATCTGGCGAATGGGCTGCAAAATGCTAACAGTAGCACAGCTTTCGTTGGAACGGGAGCGAAATTCAGTCGTTCCCTCCACGCCCTCTACAAAAAAGCAGAGTTCTTCACCGTCATTGGCACCATCGTAAACAAAATTCGTTTGGGTACCTGACACGGTTCCCACCAGTACAGGAGTGGAACCATTGACGCCTACAAAAATTTCGTAGCGGTCTACACCATTTCCCCAATTTTGGTAGGCACTCCAATTCATCGCCAATCCAGTATTACAAGCATCGGGCGCAGTGAAACCCATGAGGATGGTCTGGTGCGCCGGGGGAACCAGTGATTTATTTCCACAAGCATCCAAAGCTACAACGAAGTAGACCTCCGACTGTAGACCTGGTGTCGCTGTTACATCAATATAGCTTGTACCATTGTACACTGTATCCAGAACGGTAGTCCCCATCGCAGTATTTCTACTAATAACGTAGGCAATGGTCTCAGGGGAAGGGCTTGGGCTCCAACTGATTTGGACTTCTCCATTGATGACCGTCACGTATTCCACCGGTCCAGCAAGTGGGATCAAATTATCTAAGGTATCTGAAGTCATCAAGGATTCTCCAGGGCAATTGTGTGGACTGGTGAGGTAGTAATGCCATACCTGATTATTCGCTGCATCATGAAAATAAACCGTCTGGGCTGGATCTGTGATGGTTGCAAGTAAAGTATAAGGGCCACCGACCTGGGTGCTTCCAAAGACCTCGTAAGCCTGGAAAGGCCCGCAAGAGTTGGTAGCCGGCTCCCAAAAAAGGGAATCATTGACGACACATTGAAAATCGGGAGCAAGGATTTGGGTACTTCCAGACAGGGGGAAAGCCGCAACGGCCAGTAGGAAGAAAAAACGAAGGAGAATACTGTTCATGGTCTACAAATATCAATTAATACAGGTTGATCAGTCACCTGCAAGGGGCGCAAATATACCCGAAGACCAGCAGTTAATCATCACCGATGAGCCACTGGTCGCCCCGGACTGGTAATCGGTAAGGTTCGTATATCTAACAACGAAAGGGAAGGAAAGTTATTGGAGTATTAGAGCGGCATAATTCTTTCCATCAAGCGGTTACGATGATTTCTACTGACAGGAATCACCTTATCGCCAATGAGCAAGCTACTGTCTTCGATATCCTTTATTTTATCCAGGTTGACAATAAAGGAGCGATGTACTTTGAGGAAATTGGGACTACTCAGACGCTCTTTAACACTTTTCAAGGTGGCGTGTACGGTAAACTGTTGATCTTTTGTTTTGAAGATAGAATAATCACCTACTGTTTCCACGTACAACAATTCATTAAGATCGATTCGTACAAATTTTCGTTCTGTCTTCACGAAAAGATAGTCGTCATTTTCTTGTACGGTTTTCGCAGATGGCGCAACAGGCGCCAAGGGTTGAGGAACGTTAACAATGGTCGTGCCTATTCTTTGTTCATAGCGTTCTACGGCTTGCAACAAACGAGGTAAAGTTACTGGCTTGAGCAAATAATCAACAACCGATTCAATAAAATTGAAGGTTTCTATTGCGTATTGTTCCTTGCTAGTGATGAAGATAATTGCAGGTGGTTTGGGCAGGCTTTGCACCAGCTCTATCCCTGAAAAATCCGGCATTTCAATATCTAAAAAGATGAGATCAATGGTCTCTTGTTCTAAAAACCGGTACGCAGACATGGCGTCCGCAAAGGTATCTACGACCTTTACTTTATCGATTTTCTTACAAAGATGTGCCAAGTGTATCCTCGACATTCCTTCATCATCAACAATTATACACCGCATCCTTTTATCTATTTAATAATATCCTGGATGGACTTATGTTGTTCTGAAATGATCTTGATCGCCTGATCAACAGCTTTACGAAATTTCTGAAAGTCTGTGTAGATTTTATTGTAAACGATCGTACTTTGGTTGCTTAATTTAAATTCAAGGGTCTCCGCCAGCTCGCCTACTTTCTGTAAGCCTACCATGGCAAAAGTGGGTTTTATTTTATGAATTGCTTTTTCCAATTCGTCCCAATTTTGGTGGTTAGCAGCAATCTCCATAGCAGAAAGGGCAGGAGGAGTATTCTTTAAAAATAAATCAAGCATTACTGTCAAGTGAGCCGTATCGTTGTCATAAATTTCTCGCAAAAACTCGTGATCGATTACATCAGTGTATAAGCTTGCTTGTTCATGATCGGGAATAATTTTCAACTCCGTAATAATCTGAAAAAGCACCTTAGGATCCAATGGCTTACTGACAAACAAGGACGCTCCTGCGGTCATCATTTGCTTTTTAGATTTCTCGTCCGTTGAACCAGCCATTGCCACAATTGGAACCTGTTGATTCAAGCCATCATCATCAGCACGCACACAAGCAACCACCTCGTGACCATCCATCAAAGGCATTTGCAGATCAATGAGTACCAAGTCAAAACTTTCTTGCTGGAGGTGTTGCCAAGCGGCTTGGCCATTGTCACAAATACAATAATTAAGCTCCCATCTTTCCAGAAGATTAAGTAAAGAAGTACGGATTAACAGATTGTCATCTGCGACCAGTACTTTGAGTGGGCGCCCGGAAATTTTATTTTTTGAAGTAAGCTTGGAAAGCACCAAGGCATTGGAACTTTCCTGAGTCGAAACAGCCTTATCTGATGATTTATTAGGGGCAGTAGTATTTCTGCCGCGTACGGTAGCTGCTACTGGCAACGATCCCTCTGTTACCTTTGCAGTGCTGTGTGGTAAAATTTCTGCAATCGATGCAGGAGCTTCCTTTCTGTAAGGGGAACGTACTTCAGGCGTAAGCTGATCGTCCTCTCTACTAAAATCAAGTGCTTCATCGGTTGTCAGAAAGATGTCCATCGAGTGTACCCTCGTGTCTCTTTCGTAAAACATTGTGCTATTCAATTAGTGTTTCCTCTAATATGACGCATAAGTCACCATAAGTAACTTATAGCATTCCTAATAATTGAAACAAGCAGGTCAATGTTCTCGTGTTTGTTGTAAGGGTACTGAATCGCTAGGGAATGATAATTGCTTATACGGGAGAAAAAGGAGAAAGTTACGAAATAAACATTATTCCTCTTCTCTGTACTTGGATAAAGATACCATAATACAACGACAAAAATTAATATTAGTTAAACTTAATATATTCTTAATTAGCAGGCAATATCTTTACTAAAGATCTTGAATGATGGCCAATATTTGTTCTGCCAACTCAGGATTTTCAATAATCACCTGTTCTCCTTCCACTCTTACTTCACCAGATAAAAGGAAGGCATGTTTACAACCAAAATACAAGCCTTGCCCTTTGAATTTATGAAAACTATAATCTCTTACCGCCTGCCGATCAAAGCGAAATTCATCTTGCATATTCACCTCTTGGGCGGAGAGGTAGGCCTGAATCGGTTTCTCTTCTCCGTAAAATTTCTCTTCAAATGCGGGGATATTGATGACCTTTCCTGGGCTTTTCATGGCAAAATTAGCCAACTGCTCTCGGAAAACTCCCGTTTCCATAGGCGCTCCGGTATCTTCGTCAAGCGGCAAAGGGGCGGCAGCTACCGCTTCTAAAAAATGATGTGTCAATTCTTTATTTGAGACCGACTCTTCGATACCCAACCAACTGAGAAAATAATCAGAAATTTCTTTTTGGGTACGTGCATGTTTGATGACTTCCAGATGGGGTTGTTCGTGGCCCTCCCCTTTCCTGAGTATTATCCGGCAAGCCAGGGCCATGCGGTCTATGTCCAAATAAGTAGAAGGACTAAGTTGAAAACTACCACTTGCCCCCGTTGTGAAGACCAGTCCGTTGGTATCTCTCACTAAAAAGATACCTAATAAATGCTGTTCGTGCGCGCCTTCACCAGTACTGTAAAAAGCATATACCAAGTAGCCTCCTTTAGCGCCAACGACGCCCTGCAAACTCAATTGTAGGGCTTGCATGCTATCGCGAGAAAATTGCAAAAAGGCCTCCGCTGAAAACTTCTCTTCTTCCAGCAAATGAAAATAACCAGGAAAGAGTGCATCCTCTGGTGCCGCAAGATGACCGTTGAGGACTTCGTTTTTTTGAATAAAGGTCTTATTCAACTTACCAACCAGCTCTTCCGCTTTTTCATCAATTAGCAAGAGGTTGTCGCTTAGCCGCAATTCCGCTTCGTTGCTATCAGCATTTTTCACTAATTCATGGATGGCTAATTGGTGCAGTGTCATCGTCATCTAATTGGTCTTTAGTCTGGGCTCAAAAATAAGTCTTTATCCTTCACTACCGCTAAGTCCTAATGAAAAAGAACACCCGAAGGATAATATCTAGGGCCAGGATGAAGTTTTTGTCGACACATAGTAAATGCCGCTTACTTTCTTTGTTGGTATTGCGCAAAAATAAATAGCATCTTTGCCGATAATAAACGGAGAAAACAAGTGTAACAGCTTTCCGTCAAAATACTAAGTATTTCCAAAATTCTCCGAGAATCAAATTTTTTCTTTGTAATGCGTAAACTCAGCCTACTTTTTAGCCTTGTCTTCTTTGCTCTCCTATGGTACAGTTGTAACGATCCGGTATATACGCCAAAGCCGAGGTCTTATCCGAGAATCGATTTTCCTAAAAAATCGTTTCAATCCTTCACGGAGGATATTTGTAATTTCACTTTTGAATATCCGGTATATACCCAAATTCAGCAAGACACCAACTTCTTCGAAGAAATTCCTCCTCATGCTTGTTGGTTTGATCTTTTCTATCCCAATTTTGACGGACGCGTACACTTCACTTACGTCAACCTCCAGCAAGCAGGTAATGATCTTGAAAAACTCCGACAAGAGTCTTTTAACATGGCTGATTGGCACAACAAACGCGCCAATTTCATTGATGAGCTCATCATAAAAAACGCCAACGGCGTCAGTGGTATCGCCTTTGATATTGACGGCCCTGCCGCAAGCCCCTTCCAATTTTTTCTAACCGACAGCACCCAACATTTTGTCCGCGGCGCCCTCTACTTCAACACCCATGTTCAAGCGGATTCTATGGCCCCCGTCATCGATTTTGTAAGGGAGGATGTCCTGCATTTGATCGAGACTTTTAAGTGGGAATAGTTTTTTTTGTTGATGGTTGATGGTTGGTTGGTGTATGCCGAAGGTTCAGTAGACACACTTTAATTGACAGTCTCATGCAAAGAAAGGGTTGGATGCCCTGCGTTTATCACTATCCCTTACACTAAGGGGTCGGCGAAGAATAACTTCCCCATTTGATGCGGCCCTCTTGCCGCAATACTTCGTTGCTTCGTCGGTTGCGTAGCTGGGCTACGCGCTCTTCCTCGCGCCTCGTCTGGCGGCAAGATGGCTCTCCTGAAAAGGACAACTTATTCTTCGCCGACCCTTAGGCTGTTCAATCTGATGGTAAATTAGGTTGCGCGTGGCTTTAGCCCGCAACGAGTTCTCTCCGTACTATAAGTGCGGGCTGCCCCGAAGGGATGGCTAGGCCAAAGCCCGCGCTACCTGGCCATAAAAAAAGCCACTTCTACTACCCTACTGTCAAGTGGATAGAGAAATGGCTTTTTTCTTACTTAAATGATCGGCTAGTGCCGATACTTTGTTATTCTCCTGCTTCGGCAGGTGTTTCTTGTTCTTCGCGACTGCCCATGATGGCCTCTTTGATCTTTTTCTCTATCTCGATGGCTACCTCTGGGTTATCCATCAGAAACTGCTTGGCGGCTTCACGACCTTGAGCAATTTTGGCATCATTGTAGGCATACCAGGCACCACTCTTTTGGATGATATCTTGATCTACTCCGAGATCTACGATTTCACCAACTTTGGAGATACCCTCCCCGAACATGATATCAAATTCTGCAATACGGAAAGGAGGAGCCAGTTTGTTTTTAACTACTTTTACCTTCACGTGGTTACCCATCACCACATTCTCCTTGTCTTTGATGCCTGCACCAGAACGGCGAATATCTAAACGCATCGAAGCATAAAACTTCAGTGCATTACCACCAGTGGTCGTTTCGGGATTACCGAACATCACACCGATTTTTTCACGTAGCTGATTGATGAAAATACAACAGCAGCCTGTACGCCCTATTGTCCCCGTCAGTTTACGCATGGCTTGGGACATCAAACGCGCCTGAAGGCCCATCTTACTATCGCCCATCTCCCCTTCAATTTCTGAGCGAGGTACCAAGGCCGCTACCGAGTCAATGACAATG is a window from the Lewinella sp. LCG006 genome containing:
- a CDS encoding gliding motility-associated C-terminal domain-containing protein, yielding MNSILLRFFFLLAVAAFPLSGSTQILAPDFQCVVNDSLFWEPATNSCGPFQAYEVFGSTQVGGPYTLLATITDPAQTVYFHDAANNQVWHYYLTSPHNCPGESLMTSDTLDNLIPLAGPVEYVTVINGEVQISWSPSPSPETIAYVISRNTAMGTTVLDTVYNGTSYIDVTATPGLQSEVYFVVALDACGNKSLVPPAHQTILMGFTAPDACNTGLAMNWSAYQNWGNGVDRYEIFVGVNGSTPVLVGTVSGTQTNFVYDGANDGEELCFFVEGVEGTTEFRSRSNESCATVSILQPIRQIDLLGASVNVDGSVSLEWLWDPSALLIEAFQESNRVNDDNVVVTSLPLSAPLINDNVQQDLSANAQNEAYDYRITATDECGNRIVSNQSTTPFLRGEALASGNRLRWDAYVHSLATDVTFELVKVAGASEITVFSGSETDLQYLDPINPQEESEGSCYFLRVNVTYVLSTGEELSRVITSNTVCLIPSPKVYVPNIFAPEGVNAIFRPQLSFGTLSEYELQIFDRWGGQVFQSNSIDKGWDGKRAGALMPEGVYLYFIRMTPNGGTPIELGGDVMLLR
- a CDS encoding LytR/AlgR family response regulator transcription factor, giving the protein MRCIIVDDEGMSRIHLAHLCKKIDKVKVVDTFADAMSAYRFLEQETIDLIFLDIEMPDFSGIELVQSLPKPPAIIFITSKEQYAIETFNFIESVVDYLLKPVTLPRLLQAVERYEQRIGTTIVNVPQPLAPVAPSAKTVQENDDYLFVKTERKFVRIDLNELLYVETVGDYSIFKTKDQQFTVHATLKSVKERLSSPNFLKVHRSFIVNLDKIKDIEDSSLLIGDKVIPVSRNHRNRLMERIMPL
- a CDS encoding response regulator, whose protein sequence is MFYERDTRVHSMDIFLTTDEALDFSREDDQLTPEVRSPYRKEAPASIAEILPHSTAKVTEGSLPVAATVRGRNTTAPNKSSDKAVSTQESSNALVLSKLTSKNKISGRPLKVLVADDNLLIRTSLLNLLERWELNYCICDNGQAAWQHLQQESFDLVLIDLQMPLMDGHEVVACVRADDDGLNQQVPIVAMAGSTDEKSKKQMMTAGASLFVSKPLDPKVLFQIITELKIIPDHEQASLYTDVIDHEFLREIYDNDTAHLTVMLDLFLKNTPPALSAMEIAANHQNWDELEKAIHKIKPTFAMVGLQKVGELAETLEFKLSNQSTIVYNKIYTDFQKFRKAVDQAIKIISEQHKSIQDIIK
- a CDS encoding nucleoid-associated protein, whose protein sequence is MTMTLHQLAIHELVKNADSNEAELRLSDNLLLIDEKAEELVGKLNKTFIQKNEVLNGHLAAPEDALFPGYFHLLEEEKFSAEAFLQFSRDSMQALQLSLQGVVGAKGGYLVYAFYSTGEGAHEQHLLGIFLVRDTNGLVFTTGASGSFQLSPSTYLDIDRMALACRIILRKGEGHEQPHLEVIKHARTQKEISDYFLSWLGIEESVSNKELTHHFLEAVAAAPLPLDEDTGAPMETGVFREQLANFAMKSPGKVINIPAFEEKFYGEEKPIQAYLSAQEVNMQDEFRFDRQAVRDYSFHKFKGQGLYFGCKHAFLLSGEVRVEGEQVIIENPELAEQILAIIQDL
- the recA gene encoding recombinase RecA, whose translation is MAKDKDDKLKALKATMDRLDKTYGKGTIMFMGDSKVADVEAIPTGSLGLDIALGIGGFPRGRVVEIYGPESSGKTTLAIHAIAECQKLGGIAAFVDAEHAFDRYYAKSLGVDTENLLISQPDNGEQALEITENLIRSGAIDIIVIDSVAALVPRSEIEGEMGDSKMGLQARLMSQAMRKLTGTIGRTGCCCIFINQLREKIGVMFGNPETTTGGNALKFYASMRLDIRRSGAGIKDKENVVMGNHVKVKVVKNKLAPPFRIAEFDIMFGEGISKVGEIVDLGVDQDIIQKSGAWYAYNDAKIAQGREAAKQFLMDNPEVAIEIEKKIKEAIMGSREEQETPAEAGE